A window from Frischella perrara encodes these proteins:
- a CDS encoding toxin VasX has product MNESNNQAESENIYNPQLVYEASEKDMNLDSGQCGACQRRGFPLFLVRKSIVPRTFKSQIDWSNGMVSLGDREPERNWLDYQYAYRTLREGYVYILCNRIGNDDDSKLEVMAYEVTHSGGFRLREFRDVKGTRPKDIPLSCLSDNHQVKAQFVTIDNRVYDKAWVAYSSIRWTLATINYYKENLAEREQRFSHVDLTQQTAKDVSKQNRSFLFRDFFTKNRFLLELECSDEEVIDYYEDESKNILVRKKDKGKEVPEDGVKSLFDNIRNGMMTVKTRTLSDLLNATKSNLGGLYNQVFCTASHFNSLHGEKVRQALDLTVSRYEQDNNYGTTELTALVVEDPLGLAEELSIQRRQRLAPVIEGLAKQDENDNELLKRYDKLVRNSSHNYIYYEEKKTAKSKLAKTMQKWDSSEIRDTFAQFYQENNDYVSSYPLSYFTPEIRYARNHYHSIMQYKQMIKSSITQAGDNDFYLFLFYDKNQDYQKEFNEEVGDPKDFRNTIDWQEIELKTIFQSSDKLAGLNALDKIYVLDAVGETYFAEQLGISDPHTLEKSKLNHYLFCRRLSLYGLSMPKNKDNNGFGDYRSITLSEAQQTALLSYYHQSHTGKEANQVNSVMVVHFYNLSAYKDKLGDKTVADNWDKHQKRLNQPSIDNFEALEKSGYQSLYQYVNESSQDYYHYLIWLWGEDKQYYQVEDGAKKEALPQTLNSLFFWRNEVLPNCSDMHISFLLTVLQIFDSGSVGNMELPIQSALWAMLFENKQSIYFYLLGDTESTVSPIADEEEFYFRQEVKDRQAKQDGESLSEEQQSDGVISNETIFNAAKGTLDLSQDINTLQGREENVSVLQLLLKRWLNTSLEGVIRASRHSVRLNELMVRDHFLRVMNLFTGSQSERILQYEVKMTVRALNKYMQNMHGLMPFFFNSEMRTARGQTLQVSKNIDGIWQVENANSRSINRDKVKVSLLAFFKSAEEQQNFESLLHRSGGRPAKSAMNRLAPYIIEMSDTVYDSEDIEKLSKALSRNKRNAPRIEKLDSLAASILNGVGIYFQIQTLQNLESQLDTLNDPITKETIKYKILVNRSLIALNTMDIVANITNLATSGKLELYFSRTSSLYRYARRYKIWSKTLAWISVYDAMLSCLVAFRSYNSGNTGSGVLLVTSLLSLAVSYAMAINVLPLYGQIAAVVILACAAIIEAIYYSDGSDWDELDKWLNRSMLGNYDHKDKYPLYYLPTPICMRLSQQDFYLAVNGGICKVEADSSWYDFWNNYDLYLMLNLPDFDEKKGWFEGTIMVMSLKNGQAITLNIKHNYKRLEIVPHGSMANFKPINKQSFDKENEYYRMDKKEKKEVNDDKEAEEMDDEQQWNTLMSLAAGQALPAPTASSELESPTNDSQIGLFLIKQCVGQIRGDHEVEVTINYWPNGKQDENGQQITPYLLTYHYKKD; this is encoded by the coding sequence ATGAATGAGTCAAATAATCAAGCAGAATCAGAAAACATATATAATCCGCAGCTTGTTTATGAAGCCAGTGAAAAAGATATGAACTTAGACAGTGGCCAATGTGGCGCATGTCAGCGGCGCGGTTTTCCATTATTTTTGGTACGAAAATCAATTGTTCCACGAACCTTTAAATCCCAAATCGATTGGTCAAATGGCATGGTCTCACTGGGAGACCGAGAGCCAGAAAGAAACTGGCTTGATTATCAGTATGCCTATCGTACTCTCCGAGAAGGGTATGTGTATATTTTATGTAATCGAATAGGTAACGATGATGATAGTAAGCTAGAAGTGATGGCTTATGAAGTGACCCACTCAGGCGGTTTTCGGTTACGTGAGTTTCGAGATGTTAAGGGAACGAGACCGAAAGATATTCCGCTTAGTTGTTTGTCAGACAATCATCAAGTGAAGGCGCAGTTCGTCACGATAGATAACCGAGTTTATGATAAAGCTTGGGTAGCTTATTCATCTATTCGCTGGACATTAGCGACCATCAACTATTATAAAGAAAATCTAGCAGAGCGAGAGCAGCGTTTCAGTCATGTTGATTTAACACAGCAAACAGCAAAGGACGTATCAAAACAAAATCGAAGTTTTTTGTTTAGAGATTTTTTTACAAAAAACCGTTTTTTGTTAGAGCTTGAATGTAGCGATGAAGAAGTCATAGATTACTATGAAGATGAAAGTAAAAACATATTGGTAAGGAAAAAAGATAAAGGGAAAGAGGTACCAGAAGATGGCGTAAAAAGTTTGTTTGATAATATTCGTAACGGGATGATGACAGTTAAAACCCGAACGTTATCGGATTTGTTAAACGCAACCAAATCTAATTTGGGCGGATTATATAATCAGGTATTTTGTACAGCCAGCCATTTTAACTCTCTGCATGGTGAAAAAGTGCGTCAAGCTTTAGATTTGACAGTAAGTCGCTATGAGCAAGATAACAATTATGGCACAACAGAGCTAACGGCATTAGTGGTAGAAGACCCGTTAGGATTAGCCGAGGAACTATCAATACAACGTCGGCAACGCTTAGCACCGGTGATAGAAGGACTGGCGAAGCAAGATGAAAATGACAACGAGTTATTAAAGCGATACGATAAGTTAGTACGAAACAGTAGCCATAATTATATCTACTATGAAGAAAAGAAAACGGCGAAAAGTAAATTGGCGAAAACGATGCAGAAGTGGGATTCGAGTGAAATTCGGGATACTTTTGCACAATTCTATCAAGAAAACAACGATTATGTCAGCAGTTATCCCTTGTCTTATTTCACACCTGAAATTCGTTATGCTCGCAATCACTACCACAGTATTATGCAGTACAAGCAGATGATTAAGTCTTCAATAACGCAAGCAGGTGACAATGATTTTTATCTATTTCTGTTTTATGACAAAAATCAAGATTATCAGAAAGAATTTAACGAAGAAGTTGGAGATCCAAAAGATTTTAGGAATACTATTGATTGGCAAGAAATTGAACTGAAAACTATTTTTCAATCATCCGATAAACTTGCTGGGTTAAATGCTCTAGATAAGATTTATGTATTAGATGCGGTGGGTGAAACGTATTTTGCTGAGCAGTTAGGGATAAGTGACCCCCATACATTGGAAAAGTCAAAACTAAATCATTATTTATTTTGCCGGCGTTTAAGTTTGTATGGTTTATCCATGCCTAAAAATAAGGATAATAATGGCTTTGGGGATTATAGAAGCATTACTTTAAGTGAGGCACAACAAACAGCTTTACTTTCATACTATCATCAATCGCATACCGGTAAAGAAGCGAACCAAGTTAACAGCGTTATGGTGGTGCATTTTTACAATTTAAGTGCTTATAAAGATAAATTGGGCGACAAAACGGTGGCGGATAACTGGGATAAGCATCAAAAACGACTGAATCAGCCATCTATAGATAATTTTGAAGCGTTAGAAAAATCGGGTTATCAGTCTTTATATCAATATGTAAATGAAAGCTCACAAGATTATTATCACTATCTGATTTGGTTATGGGGAGAAGATAAACAATACTATCAAGTGGAGGACGGAGCGAAGAAAGAAGCGCTACCGCAGACATTAAACAGCTTATTTTTCTGGCGCAATGAAGTCTTGCCGAACTGCTCTGATATGCATATTAGTTTTTTATTAACCGTGTTACAAATATTTGATAGTGGTAGTGTTGGCAATATGGAATTGCCAATCCAATCCGCACTATGGGCGATGCTGTTTGAAAATAAGCAGTCGATTTATTTTTACCTATTGGGTGATACCGAATCAACCGTATCACCGATAGCGGATGAAGAGGAATTTTATTTCCGACAAGAAGTGAAAGATAGGCAGGCAAAGCAAGATGGTGAATCGCTTTCTGAGGAGCAACAATCCGACGGCGTAATATCGAACGAGACTATTTTCAATGCGGCGAAGGGAACGCTAGATTTAAGTCAAGATATAAATACACTACAAGGAAGAGAAGAGAATGTTTCCGTATTGCAGTTGCTGTTGAAAAGATGGCTTAACACCAGTCTTGAAGGGGTGATAAGGGCATCAAGGCATTCCGTCAGGCTGAATGAATTAATGGTACGTGACCATTTTCTAAGGGTAATGAATTTATTCACGGGGAGCCAAAGTGAGCGTATTTTGCAATATGAAGTGAAGATGACAGTCAGAGCCTTGAACAAATATATGCAAAATATGCATGGATTGATGCCGTTCTTTTTTAATTCAGAAATGAGAACCGCTAGAGGTCAAACACTACAAGTTAGTAAAAATATTGACGGTATTTGGCAGGTAGAAAATGCTAATAGCCGAAGCATTAACCGGGATAAAGTGAAAGTAAGTCTGTTAGCGTTTTTTAAATCAGCAGAAGAGCAACAGAATTTTGAATCATTATTGCATCGCTCTGGTGGGCGCCCGGCCAAGTCGGCGATGAATAGGCTTGCTCCTTATATCATAGAGATGAGTGATACCGTATACGATAGCGAAGATATAGAAAAATTGTCGAAAGCATTGTCGCGCAATAAACGCAATGCGCCTCGTATTGAAAAACTCGACAGCTTGGCAGCAAGTATATTAAATGGAGTAGGGATTTACTTCCAGATACAAACGCTACAGAATTTAGAAAGTCAGCTTGATACGTTAAATGACCCAATAACGAAAGAAACAATCAAATATAAAATACTTGTTAACAGAAGCTTAATAGCATTAAATACAATGGATATAGTAGCGAATATTACTAATTTAGCAACGTCAGGGAAATTAGAATTATATTTTAGCCGTACGAGTAGTCTTTATCGATATGCTAGGCGATATAAAATTTGGAGTAAGACCCTTGCTTGGATAAGCGTTTACGATGCGATGTTATCATGTCTAGTGGCATTTAGGAGTTATAACAGTGGAAATACCGGGTCAGGTGTATTATTGGTAACGAGTCTTTTAAGTTTGGCTGTGAGTTATGCGATGGCTATTAACGTGCTTCCGCTTTATGGGCAGATAGCGGCAGTAGTGATATTGGCATGTGCGGCGATAATTGAGGCTATTTACTATAGTGATGGAAGTGATTGGGATGAGTTGGATAAGTGGTTAAACCGCAGCATGTTGGGTAATTATGACCATAAAGACAAGTATCCGCTTTATTACTTACCGACACCGATTTGCATGCGGTTATCACAGCAGGATTTTTATCTGGCGGTAAATGGTGGTATTTGTAAGGTTGAAGCTGATTCAAGTTGGTATGATTTTTGGAACAATTATGACCTTTATTTAATGCTAAATTTACCGGATTTTGATGAGAAAAAGGGATGGTTTGAGGGCACAATAATGGTTATGTCATTAAAAAATGGGCAAGCGATCACTCTGAATATAAAACATAATTATAAACGATTAGAAATTGTTCCACATGGATCAATGGCTAACTTTAAGCCGATAAATAAACAATCATTTGATAAGGAAAACGAATATTATCGTATGGATAAAAAAGAAAAGAAAGAGGTGAACGATGATAAAGAAGCGGAAGAGATGGATGATGAACAACAATGGAATACGTTAATGAGTCTGGCAGCTGGGCAAGCTTTACCTGCCCCTACAGCTTCGTCAGAGCTTGAAAGCCCTACAAATGATTCACAGATAGGGTTATTTTTAATTAAGCAGTGTGTTGGTCAAATCAGGGGTGACCATGAAGTTGAGGTAACTATTAATTATTGGCCAAATGGCAAGCAAGATGAAAATGGTCAGCAAATAACACCGTACTTACTAACTTACCACTATAAGAAAGATTAA
- a CDS encoding DUF4123 domain-containing protein codes for MDNRFVNNLKAVLEVLQSQFNEGSSLQHYRYLLIDRLAVVSELSPLYDEALQDNIAPELLAVIKRPELAHSLASCPLLVCIAEPNEQLNKKLFVSALRQINIDYLTSKQYVCGFLASPLPPESLADELLNACLIAGKALGRRFLPFYEPFTLDVLWHSYEAPKSHLGLLLPDDTHYYFINTNGDCCVFHAIDYEDEKEFAQRFVNPKLRFNLLNQAALYHLVVTWQDLCEQQKKPLSEQALSRIMALFYDPHATQLDNDQDRRAYVLFSLQYGQLMTNEELSKLIKEVIEDSHKQGQLGYLLSQRKEALSLLSQAQ; via the coding sequence ATGGATAATAGATTTGTTAACAATTTGAAAGCAGTGTTAGAAGTACTTCAAAGTCAATTTAATGAAGGGAGCAGTTTACAACATTATCGTTATTTACTCATTGATCGATTAGCAGTTGTCAGTGAATTATCACCACTTTATGATGAAGCATTACAAGATAATATTGCGCCCGAGTTGTTGGCTGTTATTAAACGGCCTGAACTTGCGCATAGCTTAGCTAGTTGTCCGTTACTTGTGTGTATTGCAGAGCCAAATGAACAATTAAACAAAAAACTTTTTGTTAGTGCCTTGAGGCAAATTAATATAGATTACCTAACAAGTAAGCAATATGTGTGTGGTTTTTTGGCAAGTCCTTTACCGCCGGAATCGCTAGCTGATGAGTTGCTTAATGCCTGTTTAATAGCTGGAAAAGCCTTAGGGCGTAGGTTTTTACCATTTTATGAACCTTTCACACTTGATGTGCTATGGCACAGTTATGAAGCACCTAAATCACACCTTGGTTTACTTTTGCCTGACGATACTCATTATTATTTTATTAATACTAATGGCGACTGTTGTGTATTTCATGCTATTGATTATGAGGATGAGAAAGAGTTTGCGCAGCGTTTTGTTAATCCAAAATTACGGTTCAATTTATTGAATCAGGCTGCTCTTTACCATTTAGTTGTGACTTGGCAAGATCTTTGCGAACAACAGAAAAAACCATTATCGGAACAAGCATTATCCCGTATTATGGCATTGTTTTATGATCCTCATGCTACTCAACTTGACAATGATCAAGATAGGCGAGCTTATGTCTTATTTTCATTACAATATGGACAGTTAATGACTAATGAAGAGTTATCAAAACTGATAAAAGAGGTAATAGAAGATAGCCATAAACAAGGGCAATTAGGTTATCTTTTAAGTCAAAGAAAGGAAGCGCTTTCGTTATTATCACAAGCGCAATAA
- a CDS encoding type VI secretion system Vgr family protein yields the protein MTEQVVKPVTTLMGSHTHNRYQLAINGLPSTTTLSVLSISGREDLNQPWRYEINFTCTDKQIPVDAILRQSASLTFQTPHIAEQLTKISSLEKPQPPRTLYGVITEFSLLSINKDEAHYQVVLQPRLALFANDQYCAIYQNQSVVSVVEAVLRQHGFTGVDYRLELKDEYPAREFITQWHESDLAFIQRLLSDVGIWFYFESHHDHHCDVLVLSDNEQGYDDAGHIVFKAPSGMVDGKQNSIWNLQFSSSIQPQSVITKDYNYRTASADQHSSLNTQPKDVTTAGIDYRYGEHHKDKGDNTQIESGQWYSKIRHEAHLSQKWIIRGECNDYHLIPGQHIIIDNCEIGGLEQGIIILSTESYADRSASYQCHFTAIAYDVLKPYRPIPLSWPQVSGTLPARVTSPDNDTYGYIDTQGRYRVKFDFDLKSWKKGEESLWVRLAKPYAGDRYGFHFPLIDGTEVAIAFTEGNPDRPYIAHAMHDSAHPDHVATANKHRNVIRTPANNKLRMDDKRGQEHIKLATEYGKTQLNLGHLVNQRKEQRGEGFELRTDEWGAIRAAKGLYISTEGKYKADGDVLNIDNPVKELEQALHMVRKLNEQAKVAKASLADLQTQQKLMEEKIKQLNDAALLHYAPAGVATVTPDSIQHTAGENIIHTAQNSVDISAFKRFMINAGNRISLFASKMGITIFAAQGKVDIQAQNDELHLTGNKHVKLTSVNHEVTVSASKKLNLVCGNSAIVIQPDGIKLISPGDAKALTASFNVIGPSNFKASVPELPAGASCEEQL from the coding sequence ATGACAGAGCAAGTGGTAAAACCAGTTACCACTTTAATGGGTAGTCATACCCATAACCGTTATCAGTTAGCGATTAACGGTTTACCTTCTACCACCACTTTATCCGTTCTATCAATCTCTGGGCGGGAAGATTTAAACCAACCTTGGCGTTATGAAATCAACTTTACCTGCACTGATAAACAAATCCCCGTTGATGCCATTCTCCGCCAATCTGCCAGTCTTACTTTCCAAACACCTCATATCGCTGAACAACTCACCAAAATCAGCTCACTAGAAAAACCGCAACCACCTCGTACCTTGTACGGTGTGATTACCGAGTTTAGTCTGTTATCAATTAATAAAGATGAAGCTCATTATCAAGTCGTATTACAACCTCGTCTAGCATTATTCGCCAACGACCAGTACTGTGCGATTTATCAAAATCAAAGTGTAGTGAGTGTTGTGGAAGCTGTATTACGTCAGCATGGCTTTACCGGTGTTGATTATCGTCTAGAATTAAAAGATGAATACCCGGCACGAGAGTTTATTACGCAATGGCATGAAAGTGATTTAGCGTTTATTCAGCGCTTACTAAGTGATGTAGGGATTTGGTTTTACTTCGAAAGTCATCATGACCATCATTGTGATGTATTGGTATTAAGTGATAATGAACAAGGGTATGACGATGCCGGTCATATTGTGTTTAAAGCACCCAGTGGTATGGTTGATGGTAAACAAAATAGCATATGGAATTTACAATTTAGCAGCAGTATTCAACCGCAGTCAGTTATAACAAAAGATTATAACTACCGCACCGCATCAGCAGACCAGCATTCTTCACTCAATACTCAACCTAAAGATGTAACAACTGCCGGCATAGATTACCGCTATGGTGAGCATCATAAAGATAAAGGCGATAACACACAAATCGAAAGTGGGCAGTGGTACAGTAAAATCCGCCATGAAGCTCATTTGAGTCAAAAATGGATTATTCGGGGTGAATGTAACGATTACCATCTCATACCCGGTCAACACATCATTATTGATAACTGTGAAATTGGTGGGCTTGAGCAAGGTATTATTATTCTATCAACGGAAAGCTATGCTGACCGTAGTGCGTCTTATCAATGCCATTTTACGGCGATTGCTTATGATGTCTTAAAACCGTATCGTCCTATTCCTTTATCATGGCCTCAAGTCAGTGGCACATTACCAGCGCGGGTGACCAGTCCTGATAATGATACTTATGGTTATATTGATACACAGGGACGTTATCGAGTTAAGTTTGATTTTGACCTAAAAAGTTGGAAAAAAGGTGAGGAAAGTCTCTGGGTTCGTTTAGCCAAACCTTATGCCGGAGACCGCTATGGTTTTCACTTTCCTTTAATAGATGGTACCGAAGTAGCGATTGCTTTTACAGAAGGTAATCCTGACCGACCATATATTGCACATGCGATGCATGACAGTGCTCATCCTGACCATGTGGCAACCGCGAACAAACACCGTAATGTAATTCGAACACCTGCCAATAATAAGTTACGGATGGATGATAAACGAGGTCAAGAGCACATTAAACTTGCGACCGAATACGGTAAAACGCAATTAAATCTTGGTCATTTGGTTAATCAACGTAAAGAGCAACGGGGTGAAGGATTTGAATTAAGAACGGATGAATGGGGGGCGATTCGGGCAGCCAAAGGGCTTTATATTTCAACCGAAGGTAAATATAAAGCTGATGGTGATGTGCTTAATATTGATAACCCGGTTAAAGAGCTTGAACAAGCATTACATATGGTAAGAAAACTCAATGAACAGGCGAAAGTTGCCAAAGCATCTTTGGCCGACTTACAAACTCAACAAAAATTAATGGAAGAAAAGATCAAGCAATTAAATGATGCTGCGCTATTACACTATGCGCCAGCCGGTGTGGCAACTGTTACGCCAGATAGTATTCAACACACGGCGGGTGAAAATATTATTCATACCGCTCAAAATAGTGTTGATATTAGTGCCTTTAAACGTTTTATGATCAATGCCGGTAATCGTATTAGTTTATTCGCTAGTAAAATGGGGATTACTATCTTTGCTGCACAAGGTAAAGTTGATATTCAAGCTCAAAATGATGAATTACATTTGACAGGGAATAAGCATGTTAAATTGACCAGTGTCAACCATGAAGTCACTGTTTCCGCTAGTAAAAAATTGAACTTAGTATGTGGTAACTCAGCTATTGTTATTCAACCAGATGGCATTAAATTAATTTCTCCAGGTGATGCTAAAGCATTAACTGCGAGTTTTAATGTAATTGGACCATCGAATTTTAAAGCATCTGTTCCCGAATTACCTGCCGGAGCCAGTTGTGAGGAGCAATTATAA
- the yihA gene encoding ribosome biogenesis GTP-binding protein YihA/YsxC, whose translation MTPLNYAKTKFVTSAPDINHLPADTGIEIAFAGRSNAGKSSALNTLTNQKNLARTSKTPGRTQLINLFEVAPNCRLVDLPGYGFAQVPEEVKRKWQKSLGEYLHKRESLKGLVILMDIRHPLKDLDQQMIDWAVQSELPVMLLLTKADKLASGAQKKQLNMVKEAILPFQGDITVATFSSLKRTGLEQLRQKLDYWFEQL comes from the coding sequence ATCACACCGTTAAATTATGCTAAAACTAAGTTTGTTACTAGCGCGCCAGACATCAATCATCTACCTGCTGACACCGGTATTGAAATTGCTTTTGCCGGTCGATCCAATGCGGGAAAATCAAGCGCATTAAACACCTTAACTAATCAGAAAAATCTAGCGAGAACCAGTAAAACACCCGGTCGTACTCAGTTAATTAACTTATTTGAAGTTGCACCTAATTGTCGTTTGGTCGATTTACCGGGTTATGGTTTTGCTCAAGTGCCTGAAGAAGTAAAACGTAAATGGCAAAAATCCTTAGGTGAATATTTACATAAACGCGAAAGCCTAAAGGGATTAGTCATATTAATGGATATTCGTCATCCACTCAAAGATCTTGATCAACAGATGATTGATTGGGCGGTGCAATCAGAACTGCCAGTGATGTTACTGCTAACAAAAGCCGATAAACTTGCCTCAGGAGCACAAAAAAAACAACTTAATATGGTCAAAGAAGCAATATTACCTTTTCAAGGGGATATTACCGTTGCAACCTTTTCTTCACTAAAACGAACCGGGCTAGAACAACTTAGACAAAAGTTAGATTATTGGTTTGAACAGCTTTAG
- a CDS encoding aspartate aminotransferase family protein — MTIKQQASIKRDCFDKVMLPVYAPAQFIPVKGLGSRVWDQNGEEYIDFAGGIAVNALGHCHPKLVKALQEQSEKLWHVSNVFTNEPALQLAQRLVDHTFADRIFFANSGAEANEAALKLARHYAIKKFNPYKTKIISFTHSFHGRTLFTVSVGGQAKYSDGFGPKPADIVHVPFNNLDAVKAVIDDHTCAVILEPVQGEGGLTCATPEFLAGVRQLCDEFNALLIFDEVQCGMGRTGTLFTYQQYGIIPDILTSAKALGGGFPISAMLTTDTIASVMYPGVHGTTYGGNPLACAVGCAAFDVINSDAVLSTITAKRKLFIEQLEKINQQFSVFSQYRGKGLLLGAQLSEPYHDRARDFLNTATEFKVMILNAGTSVLRFTPSLVISDEEIIQGMARFAKAVEKLVNSK; from the coding sequence ATGACAATAAAACAACAAGCTTCCATTAAACGAGATTGTTTTGATAAAGTTATGTTACCCGTTTATGCACCCGCACAATTTATTCCCGTTAAAGGTTTAGGAAGCCGTGTTTGGGATCAAAATGGTGAGGAATATATCGATTTTGCCGGTGGAATTGCCGTTAATGCTTTAGGTCACTGTCATCCTAAATTAGTTAAAGCGTTACAAGAACAAAGTGAAAAACTCTGGCATGTTAGTAATGTATTTACTAATGAACCCGCGTTACAATTAGCTCAACGACTTGTCGATCATACTTTTGCCGATCGCATCTTTTTTGCCAATTCTGGTGCTGAAGCCAATGAAGCAGCATTAAAATTAGCACGTCATTATGCTATTAAAAAATTCAATCCATACAAAACTAAAATTATCTCTTTTACCCATTCATTTCATGGACGAACATTGTTTACTGTTTCGGTTGGAGGGCAAGCTAAATATTCAGATGGCTTCGGTCCAAAACCAGCAGATATTGTTCATGTACCTTTTAATAATCTAGATGCGGTTAAAGCAGTGATTGATGATCATACATGTGCTGTTATTTTAGAACCCGTCCAAGGGGAAGGAGGACTAACTTGCGCAACACCTGAATTTTTAGCAGGTGTGCGTCAACTCTGTGATGAATTTAATGCACTATTGATTTTTGATGAAGTACAATGTGGTATGGGGCGGACCGGTACACTATTTACTTATCAGCAATATGGCATAATACCGGATATTCTTACTTCAGCTAAAGCATTAGGCGGTGGTTTTCCGATTAGTGCGATGTTAACCACTGATACCATTGCGTCAGTCATGTATCCAGGCGTGCATGGAACGACCTATGGGGGAAATCCGTTAGCTTGTGCCGTAGGATGTGCTGCATTTGATGTTATTAATTCAGACGCTGTTTTAAGTACTATCACAGCGAAGCGAAAATTATTTATTGAGCAATTAGAAAAAATAAATCAGCAATTTTCGGTGTTTAGTCAATATCGTGGAAAAGGTTTATTGCTAGGTGCACAATTAAGTGAACCTTACCATGATCGCGCGAGGGATTTCTTAAATACCGCTACCGAGTTTAAAGTCATGATTCTAAATGCCGGTACTTCAGTACTTCGATTTACGCCATCTTTAGTCATCAGTGATGAAGAAATCATCCAAGGTATGGCGCGTTTTGCTAAAGCGGTAGAAAAACTGGTTAACAGCAAATAA
- a CDS encoding diacylglycerol kinase, with product MTKAKGLRRIINAGKYSLQGLKSAFLNETAFRQEIYLLIAACIIVMLIDFSIYERILLVGSIGFIMIVELINSAIECVVDRIGPERHELSGRAKDYGSAAVLMSIVLAIVLWIYIFTCHYFP from the coding sequence ATGACAAAAGCAAAAGGTTTACGAAGAATTATTAATGCGGGGAAATATTCTCTACAAGGTTTAAAATCAGCATTTCTTAATGAAACAGCATTTCGGCAAGAAATTTATCTATTAATAGCTGCATGTATAATCGTCATGTTAATCGATTTTTCGATTTATGAACGAATCTTATTGGTAGGTTCAATAGGATTTATTATGATTGTTGAATTGATTAATAGTGCAATCGAATGTGTGGTTGACCGAATTGGTCCTGAGAGGCATGAATTATCAGGACGAGCAAAAGATTATGGTTCAGCTGCTGTATTAATGTCGATTGTACTAGCTATTGTTTTATGGATTTATATCTTTACTTGTCACTATTTTCCATAA
- the accA gene encoding acetyl-CoA carboxylase carboxyl transferase subunit alpha: protein MMNNFLDFEKPIAELEAKIDSLKNMNSDEVQLNINLDKEIKQLNEKSQELTKKIFSSLTPWQIAQLARHPNRPYTLDYINEIFTDFDELHGDRAFADDKAIVGGIARIDERPVMVIGHQKGRETKSKIYRNFGMPAPEGYRKALRLMEMAERFKLPILTFIDTPGAYPGIGAEERGQAEAIARNLREMSRLKVPTICTVIGEGGSGGALALGVGDKVNMLQYSTYSVISPEGCASILWKSADKASLAAEAMNMTSDKLLKLNLIDAVVKEPLGGAHRDYTVAAESLKKRLISDLDELAEMELPALLERRFQRLMNYGYVR, encoded by the coding sequence ATTATGAATAATTTTTTAGATTTTGAAAAACCAATTGCTGAATTAGAAGCTAAAATTGATTCATTGAAAAATATGAATTCTGATGAAGTTCAGCTCAATATTAATCTGGATAAAGAAATAAAACAGCTTAACGAAAAAAGTCAGGAATTAACCAAAAAGATTTTTTCAAGTTTAACACCATGGCAAATTGCACAGTTAGCTCGTCATCCAAATCGTCCTTATACGCTTGATTATATCAATGAAATCTTTACTGATTTTGACGAACTCCACGGCGATCGTGCTTTTGCTGATGATAAAGCCATTGTTGGTGGTATAGCGCGTATTGATGAACGACCAGTGATGGTAATTGGTCATCAAAAAGGGCGTGAAACTAAATCTAAGATCTACCGTAATTTTGGAATGCCAGCACCTGAAGGTTATCGTAAAGCATTAAGATTAATGGAAATGGCAGAACGATTTAAGTTACCTATTTTGACATTTATCGATACTCCGGGGGCTTATCCAGGCATTGGTGCTGAAGAACGTGGTCAAGCTGAAGCTATTGCACGTAATTTACGTGAAATGTCACGCTTAAAAGTACCGACTATCTGTACCGTTATTGGTGAAGGTGGATCCGGTGGTGCATTAGCTTTAGGTGTCGGTGATAAAGTTAACATGTTACAATACAGTACTTATTCAGTCATTTCACCGGAAGGATGCGCTTCTATTTTATGGAAAAGTGCTGACAAAGCGTCGTTAGCTGCTGAAGCGATGAATATGACCTCAGATAAACTGTTAAAACTTAACTTAATTGATGCTGTTGTTAAAGAGCCTCTTGGCGGTGCGCATCGAGACTATACTGTCGCTGCTGAATCACTAAAAAAACGTTTAATTAGTGATCTTGATGAACTAGCAGAAATGGAACTTCCTGCTTTATTAGAAAGACGTTTTCAACGTCTAATGAACTATGGTTATGTTAGATAA